From a single Drosophila sulfurigaster albostrigata strain 15112-1811.04 chromosome 3, ASM2355843v2, whole genome shotgun sequence genomic region:
- the LOC133841727 gene encoding protein strawberry notch has translation MSEEDDLFNNFFDDFKFEGTAQAESSVGLENQEENYVNDDLFNVDIEQLLDLGPSTTENNNIYADYDLQLEPIPTFDNDDEKRLQEELNSLNMTLKELESETGAEAEAEAGAGAEAGAETVASGANVATESPKAAEAIEVPDKVNPKEDEDDDIDARLEEELNSLPMVEPEPESEPAVKPQPLPQPLPTQPTPQTPSELPSQTASQLPLQLPSQHPSQVPPQPSLVLPPQGVFYKLPQGVVPGQRLPLNGNLAMQLKLQQQGKIPQLPPGAVRPYRFVLKNPTQGISVPRMPGAQPIRMALNKSTVDMLKAQGKFIAMPTQLRCAAPTQLQRPQLNQLRMQLPNQLRPLATRPDAATLHAPLVEDDEVDFEEIGVADTYSSYWPSKLKGGSKHPDPVVETATLSSVELPDITYELGLPDKMKNSHRLSALQLEAVTYACQAHEQMLPSGERAGFLLGDGAGVGKGRTIAAIIYENYVRGRKRALWISVSNDLKFDAERDLLDIGASKHLKVASMSKFKYCKINSGENEYFKKGVIFCTYTALIGESANANPKYSTRLRQLTNWMGGDFEGVIVFDECHKAKNLCLMNAGKSTKTGTTVLELQQLLPMARVVYASATGASEPRNMAYMVRLGLWGPGTSYSDFFKFVNTVEKRGIGAMEIVAMDMKLRGSYIARQLSFKDVTFRIEEVPMSREFIKLYNHSAELWAEINEKFVKACRLMCIENRVQKIITCQFWSAHQRFFKNLCIASKVNQVVKMVREAAQQGKAVVIGLQSTGESRTLEHLEMYQGELTNFVSTSKMIVQSFVEKYFPAPTRESLYKLLSTGTFVPESRNKSAWSAKRARLLHDWSDDDMYDDSDVDLWNDDEDEDRMKLGRKRRGRPPKADKVEKLTMQERILQHLCKNMNARSSSDYEHDRSLASKITQRDVERCVTVRERLLDKIEHLGRRMPPNTLDKIISLLGTNVVAEMTGRRGRVIQTDENTYKYEQRGEAETTMDLVNYMEKQRFMEDSKHVAIISEAASSGISLQSDRRLAIQRRRLHITLELPWSADRAIQQFGRTHRSNQSNAPEYVFLISDLGGENRFAATVAKRLESLGALTQGDRRATDARDLSKFNIDNNIGRKALESVLQQIAGEKPLETVHVPKNYKGDFSFDCCVALSGVGLLSVTEGPKGEQVFVIEKESSNIPKFLNRILGCRVEVQNALFKFFLNKMYSLILQMKRSGHFDLGILDLDAHGAIVTVVKQIRFTRPHATGTAATELHTMQVVRGMSFEQAVAKFNKEARHEHEGFYIFKQERNNNNCAILCLDTQSDASESISDPTKINFKIYRPNTGPQVRTETLDSVTNRYVKAQPEAVKQFWDLQFNQCLRMCSHIYWNRRCPFGNKCAVGIRMRIYHVLSGLMLPIWDRIALIIEKNGRKIQMVRVKTVDNRKIVGTVVPEGVYQQLVADLSEDSIVESKDFSPNKE, from the exons ATGTCAGAAGAGGATGAcctatttaataatttctttgatGATTTCAAATTCGAAGGAACTGCTCAAGCTGAATCTTCAGTTGGATTGGAG AACCAAGAAGAGAACTATGTTAATGACGATCTTTTCAATGTGGACATCGAACAGCTGCTTGATTTGGGACCATCAACAACCGAAAATAACAATATCTACGCAGATTATGACCTGCAATTGGAACCGATTCCAACCTTCGATAATGATGACGAAAAGCGGTTGCAGGAGGAACTAAATTCCTTAAATATGACTTTAAAAGAACTAGAATCAGAAACAGGCGCAGAGGCCGAGGCAGaggcaggggcaggggcagaGGCAGGGGCAGAAACAGTAGCAAGTGGGGCAAATGTGGCAACTGAGTCGCCAAAGGCAGCTGAGGCAATCGAAGTGCCAGATAAAGTGAACCCAAAAGAAGACGAAGATGATGACATCGATGCTCGACTGGAGGAGGAACTCAACTCGTTGCCCATGGTGGAACCAGAGCCGGAATCCGAGCCCGCAGTGAAGCCGCAACCGTTGCCACAGCCGTTGCCAACCCAGCCAACTCCACAAACTCCTTCAGAACTTCCATCACAGACTGCTTCACAACTTCCTTTGCAACTCCCTTCGCAACATCCTTCTCAAGTTCCTCCACAGCCTTCTCTTGTGTTGCCACCTCAGGGAGTCTTCTACAAGCTGCCTCAGGGTGTGGTGCCCGGGCAGAGGCTGCCTCTCAATGGGAACCTAGCTATGCAACtaaagctgcaacagcaggGCAAAATACCGCAGTTACCTCCTGGAGCAGTGCGTCCTTATCGATTTGTGCTCAAGAATCCCACGCAGGGAATTTCTGTGCCACGAATGCCTGGTGCACAACCCATAAGAATGGCATTGAACAAGTCCACGGTGGACATGCTGAAGGCGCAGGGCAAGTTCATAGCGATGCCGACGCAGTTGCGCTGTGCAGCTCCAACTCAACTGCAGCGACCGCAGTTGAATCAATTGAGGATGCAGCTCCCGAATCAACTGCGTCCGCTGGCAACCCGTCCCGATGCAGCCACGTTGCATGCGCCGCTTGTGGAAGATGACGAGGTGGACTTTGAGGAGATTGGCGTGGCAGACACTTATTCGTCTTATTGGCCCAGCAAACTCAAAGGCGGCTCGAAGCATCCCGATCCCGTGGTGGAGACTGCGACGCTCTCCTCCGTCGAGCTGCCTGACATCACCTACGAACTGGGGCTGCCCGACAAGATGAAGAATTCGCATCGTCTGAGCGCTCTCCAATTGGAGGCAGTGACCTATGCCTGCCAGGCGCATGAACAGATGCTGCCGAGTGGCGAACGTGCTGGCTTCTTGCTCGGCGATGGCGCAGGAGTGGGCAAAGGACGCACAATTGCGGCCATCATCTATGAGAACTATGTCAGGGGTCGAAAGCGTGCTTTGTGGATATCGGTGTCGAATGATCTGAAGTTCGATGCGGAGCGAGATCTGCTGGACATTGGCGCAAGCAAACACCTGAAGGTTGCCTCGATGAGCAAGTTCAAGTACTGCAAAATCAATTCGGGTGAGAATGAATACTTCAAGAAGGGCGTCATCTTTTGCACCTACACCGCATTGATTGGGGAATCGGCAAATGCGAATCCCAAGTACAGCACACGTCTCAGGCAGCTGACCAACTGGATGGGCGGCGACTTTGAAGGAGTGATTGTGTTCGACGAGTGTCACAAGGCCAAAAATCTGTGTCTCATGAATGCGGGCAAGTCCACAAAGACCGGAACCACGGTGCTGGAGCTTCAGCAGCTGCTCCCCATGGCGAGAGTTGTTTATGCCTCAGCCACAGGCGCCTCGGAGCCCCGGAATATGGCTTACATGGTGAGGTTGGGTCTCTGGGGTCCGGGCACCTCGTATTCGGACTTTTTCAAGTTTGTCAATACGGTAGAGAAACGCGGCATTGGCGCCATGGAAATCGTGGCCATGGACATGAAGTTGCGGGGTTCGTATATTGCCCGGCAGCTGAGCTTCAAGGATGTCACCTTTCGCATCGAGGAAGTGCCGATGTCACGGGAGTTCATTAAGCTCTACAATCACTCCGCTGAACTTTGGGCGGAAATCAATGAAAAGTTCGTCAAGGCGTGTCGTCTGATGTGCATCGAGAATCGTGTGCAGAAGATTATCACTTGTCAATTTTGGTCCGCACATCAGCGTTTCTTCAAGAATCTCTGTATTGCCTCGAAGGTTAATCAGGTGGTCAAGATGGTGAGGGAGGCGGCTCAACAAGGCAAAGCTGTCGTCATTGGCTTACAATCGACGGGAGAATCAAGGACTCTTGAGCACCTGGAAATGTATCAAGGCGAACTAACCAACTTTGTGTCCACCTCGAAGATGATTGTGCAGTCCTTTGTCGAGAAGTATTTCCCAGCACCCACCCGTGAATCCCTCTACAAGCTGCTCAGCACTGGCACCTTTGTCCCCGAGTCGCGCAATAAGTCCGCTTGGAGTGCGAAGCGAGCTCGGCTTTTACATGATTGGTCCGACGATGACATGTACGATGACAGCGATGTCGATTTGTGGAACGATGATGAAGACGAGGATCGCATGAAGTTGGGACGCAAGCGTCGTGGTCGTCCTCCCAAAGCGGATAAAG TGGAGAAGCTGACGATGCAAGAGCGCATTCTGCAGCATCTGTGCAAGAACATGAATGCACGCAGCTCATCCGACTACGAGCACGATCGTTCCCTTGCCTCCAAGATCACCCAACGCGACGTGGAACGCTGTGTCACAGTGCGAGAGCGTCTCCTGGACAAGATCGAACATCTAGGCCGCCGCATGCCACCGAACACGCTGGACAAGATCATCTCGCTGCTGGGCACCAATGTTGTGGCCGAGATGACGGGTCGTCGGGGGCGTGTCATTCAAACGGATGAGAACACCTACAAGTATGAGCAGCGAGGCGAGGCGGAGACCACAATGGATCTGGTCAACTATATGGAGAAGCAGCGCTTCATGGAGGACTCCAAGCATGTGGCCATCATCTCGGAGGCAGCCTCAAGTGGCATCTCGCTGCAAAGCGATCGTCGGCTTGCCATCCAGCGACGTCGCCTGCACATCACTCTAGAGTTGCCGTGGAGCGCGGATCGCGCTATACAACAATTTGGACGCACTCATCGCTCGAATCAATCCAATGCACCGGAGTATGTGTTCCTCATCTCGGATCTGGGTGGAGAGAATAGATTTGCTGCCACGGTGGCCAAGCGACTGGAGAGTTTGGGTGCCTTAACCCAAGGCGATCGTCGTGCCACCGACGCCCGGGATCTGTCCAAGTTTAACATTGATAACAACATTGGACGCAAAGCGTTGGAGAGTGTGCTGCAGCAGATCGCAGGCGAGAAGCCGCTGGAGACTGTCCATGTGCCGAAGAACTACAAAGGTGACTTCAGCTTCGATTGCTGTGTGGCATTGTCGGGTGTGGGCTTACTCAGTGTGACGGAGGGACCGAAGGGCGAACAGGTGTTTGTCATCGAGAAGGAGAGCAGCAACATTCCCAAGTTCCTCAATCGCATCCTCGGCTGTCGCGTCGAAGTGCAGAATGCGCTCTTCAAGTTCTTCCTGAACAAAATGTACTCTCTGATCCTGCAGATGAAGCGATCGGGACACTTTGACTTGGGCATCCTCGACTTGGATGCGCATGGCGCAATTGTGACGGTGGTGAAGCAGATACGCTTCACTAGACCACATGCCACGGGCACAGCGGCCACTGAGTTGCACACAATGCAGGTGGTGCGTGGCATGTCCTTTGAACAAGCGGTGGCCAA GTTCAACAAGGAAGCACGCCACGAACACGAAGGTTTCTACATCTTTAAGCAggagcgcaacaacaacaactgtgccATTCTCTGCCTGGACACGCAGTCCGATGCCAGCGAATCGATCAGCGACCCGACCAAGATCAACTTCAAGATCTACAGGCCCAACACAGGTCCCCAAGTGCGCACTGAAACCCTTGATTCGGTGACCAATCGTTATGTCAAAGCCCAACCGGAGGCAGTGAAGCAATTCTGGGATCTGCAGTTCAATCAATGCTTGCGCATGTGTTCGCACATTTATTGGAATCGTCGCTGTCCATTTGGCAACAAGTGTGCTGTGGGCATCAGAATGCGTATTTATCACGTGCTCTCGGGTCTCATGCTGCCCATCTGGGATCGCATTGCGTTGATCATCGAGAAGAATGGCCGAAAGATTCAAATGGTGCGTGTAAAGACTGTGGACAATCGCAAGATTGTGGGCACTGTGGTGCCCGAGGGTGTCTATCAACAGCTAGTGGCGGATCTATCCGAGGACTCGATTGTGGAGAGCAAGGACTTTAGTCCGAACAAGGAATAA